A DNA window from Carassius gibelio isolate Cgi1373 ecotype wild population from Czech Republic chromosome A8, carGib1.2-hapl.c, whole genome shotgun sequence contains the following coding sequences:
- the LOC128018624 gene encoding transcription initiation factor TFIID subunit 10-like — protein sequence MNVDLPQTGQTGAAAASSSISVPSSASTNTSSIPAVGSSNVPTSAAMATHSSDSTVSNGVYVPTSIANGDVKPVISTTPLADFLMQLEDYTPTIPDAVTGYYLNRAGFEASDPRIIRLISLASQKFISDIANDALQHCKMKGTASGSSRNKTKDKKYTLTMEDLTPAMTEYGINVKKPHYFI from the exons ATGAACGTGGATCTTCCTCAAACTGGACAGACTGGAGCAGCAGCCGCATCCAGCAGCATCAGCGTCCCGAGCAGCGCCTCCACAAACACCAGCAGCATCCCCGCGGTCGGCAGCAGCAATG ttcccaCGTCGGCAGCCATGGCGACCCATTCATCCGACTCCACCGTGTCAAACGGGGTGTATGTGCCCACCAGCATCGCTAATGGAGACGTGAAGCCCGTTATCTCAACCACACCGCTGGCCGATTTCCTGATGCAGCTGGAGGACTACACTCCCACG ATCCCAGACGCAGTCACAGGATACTATCTCAACCGAGCTGGTTTTGAAGCATCAGATCCAAGAAT AATCCGTCTCATCTCTTTGGCGTCTCAGAAGTTCATCTCAGATATTGCAAATGACGCACTACAGCACTGCAAGATGAAGGGCACGGCCTCTGGAAGCTCCAGAAACAAGACCAAG GACAAGAAGTACACACTGACGATGGAAGATCTGACACCAGCCATGACAGAGTATGGCATAAATGTAAAGAAACCTCATTACTTTATTTGA
- the LOC128018619 gene encoding EF-hand domain-containing protein D2: protein MATDELSSKLNRRLQIEDGAHEPVALDEAHENGAHEKAATASADSELGAILQRRGELNEGVGEHQQPSMKVFNPYTEFKEFSRKQIKDMEKMFKQYDSEKDNFIDLMELKLMMEKLGAPQTHLGLKNMIKEVDEDLDGKLSFREFLLIFRKAAAGELAEDSGLHVLARLSEIDVSTEGVKGAKSFFEAKVQAINESNRFEAEIRQEQEDKKRQAEERKQRQAAFKELKSAFK, encoded by the exons ATGGCAACGGACGAGCTGTCATCGAAGCTGAACCGCAGGCTGCAGATCGAGGATGGCGCGCACGAGCCGGTGGCCCTGGACGAGGCTCACGAGAACGGAGCGCACGAGAAAGCGGCCACGGCCAGCGCGGACTCCGAGCTGGGGGCAATCCTGCAGCGGCGCGGGGAGCTGAACGAGGGAGTCGGTGAACACCAGCAGCCCAGCATGAAGGTGTTCAACCCCTACACCGAGTTCAAGGAGTTCTCGAGGAAGCAGATCAAAGACATGGAGAAGATGTTCAAACA gtatgaTTCCGAGAAAGATAACTTCATCGATCTGATGGAGCTGAAGCTGATGATGGAGAAACTCGGTGCCCCTCAGACTCACCTGGGCCTGAAGAACATGATCAAAGAAGTAGATGAGGACTTGGATGGCAAACTCAGCTTTAGAGAG tttctCCTTATCTTCAGAAAAGCAGCAGCAGGAGAGCTGGCGGAGGACAGTGGGCTTCATGTCTTGGCACGTTTGTCAGAGATTGATGTGTCTACTGAGGGAGTGAAGGGAGCCAAATCATTCTTCGAGGCAAAA gTGCAGGCCATTAATGAATCAAACCGGTTTGAGGCGGAAATCCGCCAGGAGCAGGAAGATAAGAAGCGCCAGGCGGAGGAGAGGAAACAAAGACAAGCTGCTTTCAAAGAGCTAAAATCAGCCTTCAAATAG